In a genomic window of Vulpes vulpes isolate BD-2025 chromosome 6, VulVul3, whole genome shotgun sequence:
- the LGALS3 gene encoding galectin-3: MADSFSLNDALSGSGNPNPQGWPGPWGNQPAGAGGYPGASYPGAYPGQAPPGGYPGQAPPGGYPGQAPPGGYPGQAPPGGYPGQAPPGGYPGQAPPGTYPGPTAPAYPGPTAPGAQPGQPSGPGAYPPPGQPSAPGAYPAAGPFGIPAGPLTVPYDLPLPGGVKPRMLITILGTVRPSANRLALDFKRGNDVAFHFNPRFNEDNKRVIVCNTKLDNIWGKEERQAAFPFESGKPFKIQVLVESDHFKVAVNDAHLLQYNHRMKNLPEISKLGISGDIDLTSASYAMI, translated from the exons ATGGCAGACAGTTTTTCA CTTAATGATGCTTTATCTGGGTCTGGAAACCCAAACCCTCAAGGATGGCCTGGTCCATGGGGAAACCAGCCTGCTGGAGCAGGGGGCTACCCAGGGGCCTCCTATCCTGGTGCCTACCCTGGCCAGGCACCTCCCGGCGGCTACCCCGGCCAGGCACCTCCCGGCGGCTACCCCGGCCAGGCACCTCCCGGCGGCTACCCCGGCCAGGCACCTCCTGGCGGCTACCCTGGCCAGGCGCCTCCCGGCGGCTACCCTGGCCAGGCGCCTCCTGGCACCTACCCTGGCCCCACAGCACCTGCTTATCCTGGCCCAACAGCACCAGGAGCCCAACCCGGGCAACCGAGTGGGCCTGGGGCCTACCCACCTCCTGGACAACCAAGTGCTCCGGGAGCCTACCCTGCTGCTGGTCCCTTTGGCATCCCTGCTGGACCACTG ACTGTGCCTTATGACCTGCCTTTGCCTGGAGGAGTCAAGCCTCGCATGCTGATAACAATTCTGGGCACAGTAAGGCCCAGTGCAAACAG ACTTGCTCTAGATTTCAAGAGAGGGAATGATGTTGCCTTCCACTTTAACCCACGCTTTAATGAAGACAACAAGAGAGTCATTGTTTGCAATACCAAGCTGGATAATatctggggaaaggaagaaaggcaggcagctTTTCCATTCGAAAGTGGTAAACCATTCAAA ATACAAGTGCTGGTTGAATCTGACCACTTCAAGGTTGCGGTCAATGATGCCCATTTGTTGCAGTACAATCATCGGATGAAAAATCTCCCGGAAATCAGCAAACTGGGAATTTCTGGTGACATAGATCTCACCAGTGCTTCATATGCTATGATATAA